GCTATAGGAAGTTGCTCTCGAGAGGCACGTGAAGCCTATGCAGTCACCTATCGAAAGGAGAAGGGATGAATGAACGCTCGAACAATAATCCCTTATTAACGCTATGATCCATGTACTTATCATTGAAAATGACCCAATGGTTGCTAAATTTAATGCAATCTTTATTGAACGCTTCTCTTCCTATAAACTCATCGGCACTGCACCAAGCGTGACAGAAGGATGGGACTACCTTAAATCGAAGCATATCGATTTAATTTTACTCGACGTCTATTTGCAGCAAGAAAACGGGTTGGACTTTTTGAAAGAATTAAGACGGATCAATCACCCTGTCGATGTGATGTTTCTCGCATCGGTGAACGATTGCCAAACGATTCAAACCGCCTTCAGATACGGTGCGGTCGATTACGTCATCAAACCGTTCGAATTCGACCGACTCCAACAGGCACTTGACCGCTTTGAACAAACGCATAAAAGGATGAAAAACCACTCCTTTCAACAAGATGAAGTTGATCAATTATTTTTAACGAATGACCGCTACTCACATTAAATGAGTAGCTTTTTTCATGTTGGTTTAAGCAAATCAGTCCCACAAACGCCCAGAACGGCATAGAGTGGAGAAAGGAAATTTGTTTTTATTTCCATTATATTGAAGCGTTTGCGCGGAAATGGACTGAAGTTGCGCGAAAACGTCTGCTAGTCGCGCGAAAAATCCATCAATATGCGCGGAAACCTCGTAAACTTGCGCGAAACGACGCGCCTACACCACACATCAACGAAAAGTCATGTATTCTAGCATGCTAAATCATGCATGAGGATTGATTTTAATGAGAGAGGAAGAGATTGTATGAGATTAAATCGCAATATTAACTGGGGGGTTGACTCCGCGGCGGCGGTTACCGAAGATCTGTATGCTTGCGTGACATCAAACTATGGGCAGCCTGACTTTTGGGGTCGTTACTTGACCACCATTGAAAATGTGAGTGATGGTCTCACGCGTGAAGAGATCGGTTATATTCGCAATCAAGGAATGAAGATCATGCCGATTTACAATAATTTCAGCGAAGCCATCGGGGACCGGGCTGGCCATGTCGCCGCACGTAATGCGATCTTCCAAGCAAGGAGGCTCGGTATCGGCGAAGGGAGCTTTATCTTCGCCAATATCGAAAACTTCTTCCCTGTCGATGCAGCGTGGATCACCGCGTGGGCAGGCGCTTTCTTAAATAGTCCGTTTCGCCCCGGTTATTACGGAGACCCCGTAGAAGGAGATTTTAACGCGGCCTATTGCGCGGCAGCCGAATCAAGTGAAACGGTACGTCAGCAAGCTGTTATTTTTAGTGCCGAGCCAGAACCCGGTACCAGCCCGAAAAATCGAATCCCGCGCTACAACCCAGCTCGACCTGATTGCGAGGCCAACGTCTGGGCATGGCAATATGGGCGCGATTCCGAAACATGCCCGATTGACACGGTGTTAATGGAAACAAAGCTATATGAATCATTAGGATAAAGACAAAAAAGGAGCACAGCATCGATGGCTGCGCTCCTTTCACATTTTTAATTTAAGCTTCTGATTCAATTAAACCATACTTACCGTCTTTACGGCGATACACAACATTTGTCACACCGTCTACAGCATTTTGGAAGACGAAGAAGCTATGACCTAACATATCCATCTGCAGAATCGCTTCCTCTGCATCCATTGGCTTAAGGTTGAAACGTTTTTTACGGACCACTTGAATTTCATCGTCATCCAATTCTTCTTGTTCAAGAGGCTCTAGTTCATTTTTGAACATGTATTTCAAGCTTCCTTCTTGACGGAACTTGCGGTTTACTTTTGTTTTGTGCTTGCGAATTTGACGTTCAAGCTTCTCAATCACATTATCAATGGCCGCATACATATCAGTGTGGACTTCCTCACCACGTAATAAGAGCTGCGGCATTGGGATTGTCACCTCGATGATGTGTTGGGTATTGAGCACCTGCATTTTAACATTGACATCAGCAACAGGCGTTGTGTCGAAATAGCGTTCAAGCTTCCCAACTTTTTTCTCAACATAGTCACGCAATGCTGGAGTTACTTCGATGTTTTCACCACGAATATTATAATTCATAAAGAACTCCTCCTTTTCTATGTAGTTAGTATTCTACATACCCGTTTAATATTCCTTCTTAAACATAAAATTAATTATTAAATTGTGACAATTTTCTACACGTAGAGAAATATACGTATCATTTCGTTTGAACGATCGGCAATTTCGAATGTTTCAAGTAACCGATATGACGGTATTCTGCCACCTTCATAGGCTATCCACCTTGGCCGTTTTCAATCGTTCCAATCCTTCCCTTATTCGACAAATGTATTTTCAAGCGAAAGGGAAAAGGTATTTTAGAATACTAAAAACCCACCCTGAAATCAGGATGGGTTGGATCGTTATAGCTATAGTTCATTTCCTACCCAGGAATGTGAATTAAAGCTTAACTACGTTTGCAGCTTGAGGTCCACGAGCACCTTCAACAATTTCAAATTCAACGTCTTGACCTTCGTCTAAAGACTTAAATCCTTCAGATTCGATAGCTGAGAAATGTACGAATACATCGTCTCCATCTTCACGCTCGATAAAACCAAATCCTTTTTCTGCATTGAACCATTTTACTTTTCCTTGCATGTTTTCACATTCCCTTCGTATCGTAATTCATGTGGAAATTTTCCACACTTTTACTATATCAAGGTCATTATTCGTTGTCAAACGCTTTACATATAAAATTAACTGAAAACATTGTAAATTATCAAGCTATGATTGTGAAATAGTTGTAACCGCTTGCTTTTTGAGCCTTTCGCCCATTTTTCATTTCCTCCAAACGTCTCTAATCTCATCGTTTATACCTAAGTACAAAGGACGTATTTCCCTCTATCTTCCAATTTATTCTCGTTTCTCCCTACCTTCTCACTCTAAACTTTGGTAAAATAAGTCATGTAATGAAACACGAACGAAAAAGGGGATGTACGAACATGAAAAAGTTGAAATGGATCGGAGCTGGACTCGTCGCACTGATGATCATGACCGGTTGCAACGAAACGTCGACCACAGAAACAGAAGAACCCACAGAGACAGAAACGGAAACCGAAGTTGATGCACCCGAGCCGGATGTAGAGGAAGAAGAGGTTGTCGCTCCTGCGGAAGATACGCTCACTGTAGAGGACGTTCTTGCAAAATCAATTGAAGCGATGAACAATGTTAAAAGCTATCGCACAGATATGAACATCTCCCAAGAAACATCGCTCGGACAAGATGAAACAATTGCCACTGATATATCCATGAGAATGGATATGATCGAAGAGCCGCTTGCTTTTCATCAACAAACAACGATGACCATGCCTGATTTCGGCGAAGATGCCTATGTAACCGAAATGTACTTCACCGAAGAGGGTGTGTTCATGTATGACGGAATGGAAGATTTTTGGTTTAGCTATCCTGAAGAATTTCAAGAAGAGTTCATAGCTATTCAAGACATGCAGATGAACCCCGAAGAGCAGCTAGAGTTGTTACAATCATATGCTGACAACCTGACACTAACGGAAGAAGGAAATCATTACATCATCACCATCGAAGGGTCCGGACAATCCTTTGATCAAATGGCCGATCAACTTCATATGATGTTTGGTGATGCCTTTGCAGAAGGGTTCAGCGAATTGACAGCATTCATGGATATTTCACGTATGGACTATGCCATCCACATTAATAAAGAAACATTCTTCCAAGAGGAAATCGATATGTTTATGGAATTCAGTATGGAAACGGAGGGCGAATCGATTTCGATGGTTCAAAACACGACAGGAACGTTCTCGCACTTCAACGACATCGACAGCATCACTGTTCCAACAGAAGCAATCGAAACAGCCGAAGAGTTCAGTTTAGACCTTGGGGAGCTGGAAGAGTTCGATGAAGCAGAATTTGAAGTGGTTGAAGAAGAAACAGACGAGTAAATAAAGAAAAACAGCGCATTCCATTTGCGCTGTTTTTCTTTATCAATATCGCCCCCTTACCAGAACTAAAAAACCCGAACAATGGAAGCATCCATTATTCGGGTTATCGTTTTAAATGATCCCCATTAAAGCCCTAGAGATACATACTTAATTTCCAAATAATCTTCTAGGCCGTAATGACCTCCCTCTCTTCCAATGCCACTTTGTTTGAATCCACCAAATGGCGCTTGCGGTGTTGATGGAAGACCATCATTCAATCCAATAATTCCATATTCGAGCGCTTCAGTCATACGGATGCCGCGTGTGATGTTTTCGGTAAACACATAAGCTGCTAGACCAAAGATTGAATCATTGGCACGCTTAATGACTTCCTCTTCTGTTTTAAAAGTAGTCACAGGCGCAAGTGGACCAAATGTTTCATCCGTCATGCAAATCATCTCATCGTTCACTTGAGATAAGATCGTTGGCTCCATAAAGAGCTGCCCTACAAGATTACCTCCTACCTCGATTTTAGCTCCTTGATTAACTGCATCTTCAATATGTTTTCGGACTTTATCAACAGCTGCTTTATCAATAAGAGGTCCGATATCGACCCCTTCTTCTAGTCCATTTCCAATGCGTAGCTCTTTTACTTTAGCCACTAGCTTCTGGATAAATGGCTCTTGAATCGATTCATGAACATAGATTCGATTCGAGCAGACGCATGTTTGACCTGCATTTCGAAACTTCGACGCAATCACTCCTTCTACCGCCTTATCTAAATCGGCATCATCAAGTACGATAACCGGGGCATGTCCTCCAAGCTCCATCGACACTTTCTTAACCGTGTCTGCTGCTCCTTTTAGTAATGTTTTACCAACCTCCGTTGATCCGGTAAATGTTAGCTTTCGAATTCGATCATCCTCTAGCCACACCTTACCGATTGCCCTTGAATTACCCGTCACAAGATTGATGACTCCTTTAGGAATTCCAGCTTCTGTGGCCAGTTCGACCATCTTAATCGCCGTAAGCGGGGTTAAATTAGCTGGCTTTAAAACAATAGTACATCCAGCCGCTAATGCCGGCCCCACTTTTCTTGTAATCATTGCGGCAGGAAAGTTCCATGGCGTGATCGCTGCGACAACTCCGACCGGTTGCTTATGAACAAACAATCGCTTGTTACGCTGGGTTGCTGGAATCGTTTCACCGTAAATACGCTTGGCCTCTTCTGCATACCAAGAAAAGAATCCATTTGCATAATTCATTTCTCCTAAGGCTTCTTTGAAGGGTTTCCCTTGTTCACGAGTCATCACTTCAGCAATCTCTTCTTTGTTTTGATCAATCAAGTCATGCCATTTTCTAATCAGCTCGGCACGTTCATAAGCTGAATAACCTGACCACTCTTGAAACGCATTAAAAGCTGCATCCGCTGCATCTCTCGCCTCCGATTCTCCTCCATTTGAAACCGTTGCGATCACTTCTGCTGTAGCAGGATTCGTCACTTCAATCGCTTCTGAATCATGACCTACCCACTCACCATTAATAAAATGCTGGTAGTGTTTCATCATACCCACTCCTCTATTTATCATTGAGCTTTTTTTGTACGCTCATAGTCAAATTCTTCTTTTTCTTCATCACCTTTAAAGAAATCTTTACCGTAGACAACTAGGCAAAGAATGATTCCTACTGCGAAGGCCCACGTTGCACCTTTCGTGGCAAGAACAGCACCGATAATACCTGCAACCCCTAAATCACGTTGACTCCTTGCTTGCATAATCCCTACACGAACACTTACATACCCTTGAATAAGAAGGGTTAAAGCAAGGGCAACCCCAAGAATTGGTTCTACTAAGCTAACGACCGGTAACAATAAAAGTCCTGTATTCGTTCCCCAACGGAATGAACCAGATCCTCCAAAAATAGAATGCATTGCTTTCTTTCCATCTTTGTACCGCTCGATAACCACGACTTGCATCGCTGCCCATAACGGTCCGCACATCACAATATCTGGCCCAAAGATCCCCATCGTAGCATTACGACCACCAAAAATTAAATGAGCACGGTTCGGATCATAATCGATTTTTTCATCTTTTCGAACCTCATCTGCTTCACTAACAAGTGCTTTACTTTGCAATACATCACCAAATAACACGATATACGTAGCGAGTACAGTCGGAATGGAAGAGATAAACATCATCAATGGTGGAAAGCCTAACCCAAATACAGTAAACTCCGTGAACAAAGTCGCAAAATCGGGTTTACTGAATCCCCACTGAATTTGCGGCCAAGATGCTTCACCCGCTAATGGCGCAATAATGATAGCTAATAAGATAATCGGGAAAATCCCTAAGTTAGCAAGAACACGCCATACGCCACCCCTTGCTTTCAGCTTGGCGAAATGTTTGGAGAAAATAAGATAAAAAGCTACCGCACATGTAATACTGATTGTGATCGGAAATAGCTCGAAGCGTCCTCCCACTTCAAAAATAGAAATGACCGCTGCAAAACCTGCCCCTAAAATGACACCTGCTTTTAAAGCATTCGGAACTAATTTCACAACTTTACTAGCTAGTCCTGTCACCCCGAGGAATATCGAGAATATCCCTAAGGTCAATTGAAAGGCAATCAATGCATAGATCCTCTCATCACCTTCAGGAAATTGCGTTACAAATAAAATCATCAATGGAATCGCTGGTGTAATCCAGCCTGGTACGACAGGATCTCCAAGTAAATGATGCGTTAAATATAATAATCCATTTAAAATAACGACCGCTAATGCCACCTCAAACGGCATTCCTAAGTATTGAACCATTAATGGAATGGCAGCTAAATCGACCGCACACATCAGTAAGCCTTGGAAGTAATCAGGTAACTCAAATCTGTAATGGAGAAAAGGCAATCTTAATTTAAACGGACCAAGCGGCGTATAAGGTGTTTCTTCACCATCTTTTCTTTGCTTCCACAACATCTCTATCCCCCCTTACCTTTTAATACGCAGATTGATAGATCATTTCAATGTCCTTAACCGAGAACAATCGAGGATTATTTTTTAGTAATCGATCAATTTTACTTGCATCTTCAGCCATCGAAGGAATGTCTTCTTCTGGCACGTTAAATGAACGTAGTCCACTTGGGATATTAACAGCCTCACACAAAGTCTTCATCGCACTCACTGCTACGTCAGCAGCTTGTCTATCTGAAAGCTCTCTTACATTTTCACCTAACGCAATCGCAATATCTCTAAATCGTTCTAAGCAGCCAATTTTGTTCCATTCCATCACATATGGGAGCAAAAGAGCATTGCTTACTCCATGAGGGATGTTATATCTCCCACCAAGAGGATAAGCTAGAGCATGAACCGCTCCTACTCCTGCATTTCCAAAAGCCATCCCCGCCATTAAACTAGCCGTCGCCATATTCTCTCGCGCTCTCATATGATTTGGGTTGGCATAAGCTTTAGGTAAATTCTCAGTTATAAGCTTTACTGCCCCAATCGCCAAGGAATCGGTGATCGGAGAAGCGTTAACCGAAATATAAGCCTCAATCGCATGAACAAGCGCATCGACCCCACTTGCAGCCGTCACAGATGGAGGCATTGTAAGCGTCATTTCAGGAGCCACGATCGCTATATCTGGCAACATGTAGTCGCTTACAATTCCTTTTTTTAATTGGGCTTGTTTATCAGAAAGAATCGCGATATTCGTCACTTCTGATCCTGTGCCAGCTGTTGTCGGGATCGCAATGATTGGATACCCTTTTTCAGGAACAAGATCGGTTCCAAATAGTTCTTCAATTTCGCCGTTGTAATTGGCAAATACAGAGACACTCTTTCCTATATCAAGAACACTCCCTCCCCCAACAGCAATGATTCCATCGTGCTTTCCTTGTTTAAAAATAGATGTACATTCTTCCACGAGTAAAATATCAGGTTCAGGCTTTACTCCACTATATATATCATTCGTAAGCCCTTTTAATTTAGATTGAACTGTTTCTACGACGCCTATCTCGACTAGGATTTGATCCGTTACGATTAATGGATTTTTCATCTCTAACCTTTGCACTTCTTCTAGTAATCTTTCAATTGACCCTTCGCCTGTAATCAACTTATTCGCACTTTTAAATGTTGCGATATTCATTGTAAACGCCTCCTTCTTGCTTTTGTTAAATGCAAGAGCCGTGCCAACGTTTAAAATATTCAGAAAATGTAGATCAGAGAAGCACACTCAAGATAAAGGTGTATTCTTCCAACTCTATTTTTTGAGTAGGATACCAATCAAAATAAAGAATTTGATTATTATTCTACTCATCACGTTCCCACTTTTTCATCTTTTGGACGATCGTTGATTGACTCACTTGTAAGACCTCTGCTGCTTTTCTAGTCGTTCTATATTTCTTCAATGCTCTCATAATTAACTCTCGTTCCAGTTTAGATATCGCCGTTTTTAAAGGGAGCATCTCTTCCGTATCCAAGTGGTCCTTATAGGAAGTACGACATTCTTCAGGAACATGTTGCACGTCAATAGTCGGGGCTTTTGTCGTCACAACTAACCGTTCCACCACATTAATCAATTCACGAATATTCCCTGGCCAATGGTATTCTGATAACGTATCCAATGCCTCAAGCGAGAATTGCTTGTCGTAGCCATACTTTTCGTTGCATTTCTCTAAATAGTAATCGATAAGCGGAATAATCTCTTTTCTTCTATGCCGTAAGGAAGAAATCGTCAAAGGTACCACACTTAATCGATAATACAAATCCTCTCTAAACGTCCCCCGAGCCACCATCTCCTTCAAATTTTTATGAGATGCGGCAATCACCCTGACATCAACATGCTTCACCTCGGTTGACCCAACAGGAATAAATTTATTTTCTTCGACGA
Above is a genomic segment from Bacillus sp. FJAT-45037 containing:
- a CDS encoding response regulator, which translates into the protein MIHVLIIENDPMVAKFNAIFIERFSSYKLIGTAPSVTEGWDYLKSKHIDLILLDVYLQQENGLDFLKELRRINHPVDVMFLASVNDCQTIQTAFRYGAVDYVIKPFEFDRLQQALDRFEQTHKRMKNHSFQQDEVDQLFLTNDRYSH
- a CDS encoding glycoside hydrolase domain-containing protein — protein: MRLNRNINWGVDSAAAVTEDLYACVTSNYGQPDFWGRYLTTIENVSDGLTREEIGYIRNQGMKIMPIYNNFSEAIGDRAGHVAARNAIFQARRLGIGEGSFIFANIENFFPVDAAWITAWAGAFLNSPFRPGYYGDPVEGDFNAAYCAAAESSETVRQQAVIFSAEPEPGTSPKNRIPRYNPARPDCEANVWAWQYGRDSETCPIDTVLMETKLYESLG
- the hpf gene encoding ribosome hibernation-promoting factor, HPF/YfiA family is translated as MNYNIRGENIEVTPALRDYVEKKVGKLERYFDTTPVADVNVKMQVLNTQHIIEVTIPMPQLLLRGEEVHTDMYAAIDNVIEKLERQIRKHKTKVNRKFRQEGSLKYMFKNELEPLEQEELDDDEIQVVRKKRFNLKPMDAEEAILQMDMLGHSFFVFQNAVDGVTNVVYRRKDGKYGLIESEA
- the cspD gene encoding cold-shock protein CspD, yielding MQGKVKWFNAEKGFGFIEREDGDDVFVHFSAIESEGFKSLDEGQDVEFEIVEGARGPQAANVVKL
- a CDS encoding DUF6612 family protein, which translates into the protein MKKLKWIGAGLVALMIMTGCNETSTTETEEPTETETETEVDAPEPDVEEEEVVAPAEDTLTVEDVLAKSIEAMNNVKSYRTDMNISQETSLGQDETIATDISMRMDMIEEPLAFHQQTTMTMPDFGEDAYVTEMYFTEEGVFMYDGMEDFWFSYPEEFQEEFIAIQDMQMNPEEQLELLQSYADNLTLTEEGNHYIITIEGSGQSFDQMADQLHMMFGDAFAEGFSELTAFMDISRMDYAIHINKETFFQEEIDMFMEFSMETEGESISMVQNTTGTFSHFNDIDSITVPTEAIETAEEFSLDLGELEEFDEAEFEVVEEETDE
- a CDS encoding NAD-dependent succinate-semialdehyde dehydrogenase, producing the protein MKHYQHFINGEWVGHDSEAIEVTNPATAEVIATVSNGGESEARDAADAAFNAFQEWSGYSAYERAELIRKWHDLIDQNKEEIAEVMTREQGKPFKEALGEMNYANGFFSWYAEEAKRIYGETIPATQRNKRLFVHKQPVGVVAAITPWNFPAAMITRKVGPALAAGCTIVLKPANLTPLTAIKMVELATEAGIPKGVINLVTGNSRAIGKVWLEDDRIRKLTFTGSTEVGKTLLKGAADTVKKVSMELGGHAPVIVLDDADLDKAVEGVIASKFRNAGQTCVCSNRIYVHESIQEPFIQKLVAKVKELRIGNGLEEGVDIGPLIDKAAVDKVRKHIEDAVNQGAKIEVGGNLVGQLFMEPTILSQVNDEMICMTDETFGPLAPVTTFKTEEEVIKRANDSIFGLAAYVFTENITRGIRMTEALEYGIIGLNDGLPSTPQAPFGGFKQSGIGREGGHYGLEDYLEIKYVSLGL
- a CDS encoding iron-containing alcohol dehydrogenase yields the protein MNIATFKSANKLITGEGSIERLLEEVQRLEMKNPLIVTDQILVEIGVVETVQSKLKGLTNDIYSGVKPEPDILLVEECTSIFKQGKHDGIIAVGGGSVLDIGKSVSVFANYNGEIEELFGTDLVPEKGYPIIAIPTTAGTGSEVTNIAILSDKQAQLKKGIVSDYMLPDIAIVAPEMTLTMPPSVTAASGVDALVHAIEAYISVNASPITDSLAIGAVKLITENLPKAYANPNHMRARENMATASLMAGMAFGNAGVGAVHALAYPLGGRYNIPHGVSNALLLPYVMEWNKIGCLERFRDIAIALGENVRELSDRQAADVAVSAMKTLCEAVNIPSGLRSFNVPEEDIPSMAEDASKIDRLLKNNPRLFSVKDIEMIYQSAY